The nucleotide sequence CTAAGCGCGCTGCGCCGCGTGCGCGCGCGAAAGCGCTTCGCGATGCAGCAGATACAGGAGCGGCCCTGCGACGCCGATCGCGAGCGTCACGCACACGTAGGGCGCGAAGGGCGTCCGCGTCGCGCGTGAGTCGACGAACATACACGCGAGGATCAGCGAGAGCGAGATCGTGAGGTCGACCATCGAGAGCACGGTCGACGCGCTGCGCGACATCTCGGCGTAGAAGCCGACGAGGCCGGTGGTTGCGAGCACGTAGCTCGTGAGCGCGAGGAATGGTGCGAGCAGCGCGATGTAGACGAGCTGGCGGGGGTTCACGGCGATCTCCTCGGCGCGCGCCGCGAAGAACAGCGCCAAGCCGCCGCGCGCGCGATTCCCGCTGAGGGAAAGCGCCGCGCGGCGGCGCGCCTCACGCGCGCACGCTGCCCGCGCAGGGTCGGTTGCTTATGCTGGCGCGCTGCATGGCCGCTGCCGCGAAGCAAAGCTCCGAAACCTCGCTCGACGCGCTCGAGCGCGAGTACGTCGCGTCCCACAAGCCGCGGCCCGCGGTGTATTGGGGCGACCTGCTCGTCTGCGTCGCGCTCGGCTGGAGCGCGTTCGCGCTCGCCGTCGCGAGCTGGGGCCCCGTCGCGTGGATCGCGTTCGCCGTGGCCGTGCTCGCGCTCTACCGCGCCGCACTCTTCATTCACGAGCTGGCGCACCTCTCCGCGCGCGCGGTGCCCGGCTTCACGCTCGGCTGGGATCTGCTCGCGGGCTTCCCGCTGCTCGCGCCGAGCCTCATGTACGTGGGCTCGCACGGCGAGCACCACAAGGCGCACCTGTTCGGCACCGCCGAGGATCCGGAGTACGCGCCGATCGCGCACTGGAGCTTCGCGCGCATCCTCGACGCGACGCTCGGGTTGTTATTGGTGCCCGCTGCGCTGATCGTGCGCTGGGGCGCGCTCGTTCCGCTCGGGCTCGTGATCCCTCCGGTGCGCGCGTTCGCCCGCGAGCGCCTCTCGACGCTCGTGATCAACGCGGCCTACGAGCGCAAGCCGCCGCTCGGCAAGCTCGCGAAGCGGTGGCGCAACGAGGAGCTCGCCTGCGCGCTCGTGGTATGGAGCGCCGGCGCCGCGCTCGCGCTCGGCACACTGCCGCTCCGCGCGCTCGCGCTCTGGTACGCGCTGCTCGCGTCGATCCTGATGATCAACCACGTGCGCACGCTCGGCGCGCACCGCTACGAGAACGACGGCGCGGTGATGTCGCGCGATGCGCAGGTCGCGGACTCGCTGAATCTGTGGGGGCCGGCTTGGCTGCGCCCGTTCACCGCGCTCGCGGCGCCGGTCGGCCTGCGCTTCCACGCGCTCCACCACCTGTTCCCGACGCTGCCGTATCACGCGCTCGGCGCCGTGCACCGCCGCCTGATGCGCGAGCTGCCGGTGGACGCGAGCTATCGCAGCACCGAGGCGCCGGCGCTCGCGAGCGCGCTGCGCGATCTCGCGGCGCGAGTCGCCCGTTCAGCGCAGCACGCCGCTCCGTAACAAGCGGAAGATCACCGGCCACGCGTACACGAGGGGACGGCGGCGTTGTCGCTCGCTCAGCTCGATGCGCACCCCGCTGTGGCGCTCGAGCTTCCACACGACGTAGGGCAGCCAGCCCTGGAACGTGAGAGCCGTCTTGAGCAGGCCCGCGATCGCGAGCGCCTTCGCGACCACGCGGCGCGCGCGCCAGCCGCGACGCGCGCGTCCGAGCGCAGCGGGATCCTGCGAGATGCGCAGCTCGCCCTGGGCAGTCTCGCCTAACACCTCGCACTCACCGCGCTGCGCGAGCACGCCGAGCGCGGCGCGCAGCACGGCGTCGTAGCGCGCAGGGTCGGCCGCTGCGATCGCGTCGATGCTGGCGGGCTGCTCGCTGCGCAGCTCGGCGCGATAGGTCTCCTGGAACGCGCCGGCCCACAGCGCGCGCGGTGCGAGCGCGCGTTCGCGCGCGTCGCCGCTCGCCCACGCGAGCATGCGCGACGCCATCGTGAGCGCCGCGTTCGCGCACGCCGTCGCGACCGCCTCGCGGGTCGCGTCGTCGCGCGCCCATGCGATGCGCGCGGGCTGGCAGAAGCGCGACCACACGCGGCAATCGAGGCTCGCGGGCGAGGCTTGCCGCGCGAAGTCCGCCAGCGAGATCAGCGCGTACTTCGCGCGCAGGTCCTGCTCGGGCAACTCGACGTAGTGCACGTTGGGCGGCAGCGCGCGGCCGAGCAGCGCGGGCCACGCGGAGTCGTACGCGCTGCGGTAGTCGCGCGTGATCGCGTAGAAGTCGAGCACGCCCTCGGTCGTGCCGCGGCGCAGACACGAGCCGTAGAAGAGCAGCGCGACGACCGCATCGCCGTGGAGCGCGCGGATCTCGTTCGCCACGCGCAGTGCGCCCTCGAGCACGGGCGCCGCGAGCTCCGCGCGGAAGATCGCCTCGAGCGCGCGCTGGGCTCCCGTCACGCGGCGCTACGCGCGCGCGAAGCGAACGCGCGGCTCCGCCTCGATCGCATAAGTCGCGTCCGGCTCGACGGGGAACAGCTCGCCGTCCACCGTGACTTCGCAATCGCAGCGCAGCTCGGCGCGCATCACGTTCGCGCTCAGGTAGCCGTGCTCGGGCGTCGCGAACGCCGGCGCGCGTCCCACGAGGATGCGCGGCACGGTCGTCGCGAGCCGCGGGGCGCCGCCGCGCACGACGGTCGCCTTGATCGCGCCGGCGCCGGTTCCCCAGAACGGACGGATGCCGAAGATCAGGCGATCGAGCGTGGTGAAGAGCGTGATCAGCCGCTCCTCGTCGGGCAGCGGGGATCCGTCGAACGCGAGGCGGACCTTCTCGGCGCGCGTGAGCTCGTTGTCGCGGCGCATCACCACGTCGCCGAGCAGCTTCGCGAGCACGAGGCCGACGCCGAACGTCTCCTGGGCGCGGCCCTTCGGGAGAGTGCGCGAAGTCCACGTCACCGCGCGGCCCAACAAGCCGGCGCCGACGAACATGCCGCAGCGCGCTTCACCGCCATGGCGCGGCGTCACGCGCATCACCGCGCGCTCGACCACCCGCGACTCGAGCCGCCCGCGGCGCGCGTCGGCCAGCAACGCACGCAGGCCCGCTGCGGAGCTGCGCGCGGCCCCGAGATCGGCCGCCGCGGCGTTCGTGCGCCCGCTGCGCAGCGGCGCGATCACCGGCAGCCAGCTCGGGCGACCGCGCGCGAGCAGGCCCGTGAGCACGCGCTCGAGCGAGCCGTCGCCGCCGTTCACCACGAGCAGCTCGACGCGCTCGCGCTCCATCTGAGAGAGCGCTTCGGGCACCCTCTGCGCCGAGGTCGTCATCGCTTGCACGACGTCGCGGGCGCCTTCGATCTCGCGCAGCACGTCCTGAACGCGGCGCTTGTTACGGCCTGCTCGCAGGTTGTTGATCAGCCCGATGCGCAACGTTCACCCCGCGTAGAACGTGTAGCTCGCGATCGCGGTGCGCTTCCGCGAGTTCCCGCCCACGACGCTTTCCAACGGTGACGCCATCCAAGCCGATCGCAAGCGCAGCCCGAGCACGAAGCGGATCGGCGCAGGCAAGTCGGCGAGCGGGTCGTACGCGGCGAGGCGCGTGCCCGCAGAGAGCGCGCCCGTCACGGCGGGCCCCGGCAGCGCGAGCTTCGGCGAGGGCGCGCTCAGCTTCTCCGCGCTCGCCGCCTCCGCGAAATCCTGCGACGCGACACGCCCGCGAGCGTCGAGCGCGACGACCCAGCGCTCCGCCCGCGCGCCGCGCGCGACCTCGAGGACGTAGAGCGGCTCGCGATCGAGCGCGAACGACTCGAGCCGGCGCGCGGCGAGCTTTCCCTCGGGCCCCGTAATCAGTCGGTGCGACACACCGATGCGGCCCTTCGTCACGATCGGTGCGCTCATCCCCTTCTTCCAGAGCGACGCGTTCACCGGGTTCGCGCCGGCCCACAGCTCGTGGGTCCACTTCCTGCCCGCGAGCTTGCGCGTCGCGAGCGGCTTCTCGGCGAGCGCGAAGTCGAGCGCGAGCTTCAGGCTGCCCTTGTCGACGCGCAGCTGCGCACGCGCGGCGCTGCGATCGAGCACGAACTTCTGCAGGTCCATGCGGCGACCGCCTGCGCTCTCCGTCCACTCGCCGCCGAGCTTCGCGCGCGAGAACTCGACGAGCGTCCCGTCCTTCTGCACCCAGCGCCCGATCGCCGCGGCGTTGCGCTCACCGGGCCCGACGTCCGTGAGCGTGACCTCGATCAGCACGCGGTCGCCCGAGTCGAGCTGCGCGGCGAACAGCCACCATTCGGTGGGCGCGGCGAGCGCGGCGCTCGCGGCGAGAATGATCAGGGCGGTGAGGACGATGCGGCGCATGACGGTCTCCTCGAGCTTCGAACCAGGACCGGGCGAGAGCGTTCCTGTGTGGCGTCAGCCTCGGCCCACGCCGCTCGCGAGCGCGAGCTCCTCTTCCCAGGGCCGCAGCGTGCGGCCGGCAGCGCGCAGACCGAGCGCGTGTGCGAGGCGAACGACGTGGAAGCCGATCGAGAGCGCCGTCCACCAAGCCACGGCCTCGAAGCCACCCGCCGGTGATCCCGCGAGGACGCCGGCCGTCAGCAGCACGAGGTTGGGGTTGCGGCGCGCCGTGATGCCGCGGAAGAACGAATCGATCCGGCGCCACGAGTGAATCTCGAAATCGCAGGCGAGCATGAACACGCCCTCGAGCGCGCGCCCTAACAAGTATCCGCCGAGCACGACGAGCGCAGCGGGAGAGTCGAGCGAGATGCCGATGCCGAGGGCCCACGCGGACCACCAAACGGGCGGGTGCGTGAGGTCGAGGCCGTGATCGAGCCAGTGCCCGAACGGCGAGGACTGGAGCGTGACGCGCGCGAGCTTGCCGTCGACCGTGTCGAGGAACGTCATCGCCCACGCCCCTGCGAGCCCGAGCGCGAACTGCCCCTGCCAGAACGCGACGATCGCGAGCACCACGAGCAGCCAGCTCGCGACGGTCACCGCGTTGGGCGAGATACCGAGCCGCGCGCACGCGCGTACGACGCGGAAGGCGAGCGGCGGCCACGCGTACTTCGTCACGAAATCGGTCACGCCCTTGTAGGACGCATCGAACAGCGCGCGCTCGATTCGCGGCGCGTCGTCTGGCGTCGCGATTCGCAGGAACGCGGGCGCGAGCTTGCGCAGCTCGGAGGTGTACGGGGGCACGAGATCGTTCGCGCGAGCGCGCGGGACTGCGCTCGGCGCAGCGCCGCCAGCGAGCCAAGCGAGCGCTTCGTCCGCGCGCGACGAGGGGACGACGGCAGCCACGGGCGCCGCGCGATCGAGGTCGTTCGCGACGAGCAGCACGTCCTTGCTCTCGAGCAGCGCCTTCACGAGCCGCTCGTCGAGCACGGCGTCGCCGCGAAGCGCGAGCACGAGCGCTTCGCCGCGCGAGCGCAGCGCCTGCGGCGCGACGACCTCTGCGCCGGCGCGAGCCAGCGCGCGCTCGAGCCGCGCATCGCTGCGCTCGCTGAACAGCAGCGCGGCGTTGGCCGCCGGCGCCACCGCAGCCGCTCGCCGCGAACTCTGTTCTTCGCTCATTCGGTCTCCGCCGCTCGCTCGCCTCGCAGCCGCCGCGCCGCGCGAACTGCGCTGCCTATGATAGGCGCGCGTTCCGCGGAGGCTCTCGCGCTGTTCAAGCTCGCCCACGTCTCGGACCTTCACGCGACTGCCGCGCGCTTCACGCGCGCCGGCGAGCTGAACGCGAAGCGCGCGTTCGGCTGGCTCTCTTATCAGGCGCGGCGGCGCCACAAGTACCGGCCCGAGATCGCGGCGCGCGTGCTCGACGACCTCGCCGCGCTCGCGCCCGACCACGTCGCGGTCACGGGCGATCTCACGCACATGGGCCTCGCGTCGGAGGTGAGCGAGGCGCGGGAGTGGCTCGCGCGGATCGGCCCGCCCGAGCGCGTCACGCTCGTACCCGGCAACCACGATGCGTATGGCGGCGACGTCGCGCACGAGTGTGTGGACGCTTGGCTCCCCTACCTGAATTCAGACCACGCGGGGGGCGCGCTCTTCCCCTCGCTGCGCGTTCGCGGGCCGGTCGCGCTGATCGGCCTCTCGTCTGCGGTGCCGACTCCGGTGCATCTCGCGACGGGACGCGCAGGCGAGGCGCAGCTCGCGCCGCTCGCGGACATGCTGCGCGATCTCGCGGCACGAAAGCTGTTCCGCGTCGTGCTCGTGCACCACCCGCCGACGCGCACCCACGTCTCGTGGCGGCGCCGACTCGAAGACGGCCCCGCACTGTGCGAGATCCTCGCGCGCGCCGGCGCCGAGCTCGTGCTTCACGGCCACGCCCATCGCGCAGCGCGCGACCGAATTGTTACGGAGAGCGGCGCGATTCCGGTGTTCGGCGTGCCCGCGACCTCGTCCGCGGTGATGTCGCGCCCGGGCGCGTCGCAGATCTTCGCGATCGAGCCGCACGCGCGAGGCTTCGCGATCACGTGCGAGCTGCGCGCGCTCGATCTCTCGAGTGGCGCGGTGGTTCCTGCGGTCGGCGAGCGAGTCGCCTAGGCGAGCTCGCGCTGCCTCAGGTGGTCGGCGAGGCGCAACGTCAGCGCGAGGATCGTGAGCGTCGGATTCGCCCAGCCCGAGGTGGGGAACACCGAGCTGCCCGCGACGAACAGGTTTGGCGCGCCGTGCACGCGGCAATTCGCGTCGACGACGCCGCGCGCGGGGTCGTCGTGCATGCGCGTCGTGCCCATGTGGTGGTAGCCGCCGATCGGGTGGTTGCCGATCAACGGATCGATGTCCCACGGGCGGCTCGCGTCGTCGAACCACGCTTCCGTCGTCACGGAGCCGGAGCCGTCGAAGCGCAGCTCGGCGTCGAGCTGCTGCGCCGCGACGCGCAGCGTGCGCTTGTCGAGCTCGCTGAAGCGCCAGTCGAGCGCGAGCTTGTGGATGCCGAGCGCGTCGCGCTCGCACGTGAGCACCACGCGGCTGTCGGGGTTCGGCGCCTGCTCGCCGCGGACCGAGAGATAGAGGCCCGCCGTGCCGAGGCGCAGGCGCAGCCACGGCAACAGCGGATCCGTCGCTGCCTGGAGCGAGCGTGCGGCTTGCTTCGCCGCGCGCCAGAGCGTGCGGCCCGCGCGCGTCGGGTTCACGTTGCGATGCACCGTGTCGTACACGCGCGAAGCCACGTTCGCGCGCTTGCCGCGATGCAGGCGCACCTTCGGCGTGAACGACGAGTTCAGCAGCGCGTGCTCGCGCTGCATCTTCTCGCTCGGCACGAGCGTCGCGGCGAAGCGGCTCGCGCCCACGAAGTGCGACTGCTTGAACGCACGCAGCGCCGCCCACGTCGCGCGCAGCGAGAGCTCCCCGCCGCGCGCGTGGGGATGCTCCATGAAGAAGCGGCCCACGAGATCGCGCTCGTTGCCGATGCCGCGCGGCGAACGCGCCTGCGACGCGAGCAGGATGCGCGGGTTCTCGAGCCCGCCCGCCGCGAGCACGAACACGCGGGCGCGCGCGCTGGCGCGGCGGCCGCCCGGCGCACGCAGGTCCGCGCGCTCGATCGCGCCGTTCTCGCCGGGCACGAGGCCTGCGACGGTCGCGTACAGCACGACCGTGACGTTCTCGTGTGCCACCAAGTCCGCGGTCGCGCGGAAGCCGAAGCGATCCCAGCGGTCGTCGAACTGCCAGAAGCGCGTGTCGAAGAAGCCGTCGGCGATGCGCGGCGCCTCGACGCCGAGGCGACGCCAGAGCCTGCCGTCGAGCGCGCTGTCCTCGATCTCGACGACGCGGCGCGCGGCGTCGTAATAACTCGCGATCGCACGCTTCGCGAACGGCCAGCCGCTGTGCGGCACCCACTCGCGCGTCTCGAAGTCGATCTCGTCGAGCTCCGCGCAGCGCCCGCCCAACACCGCGGTCGAGCCGCCGAAGAAGCGCAGGCGCGAGTCTTCGAGCTCGTAGTACGGGAAGCCGAGGTTCTCGCCTGCGCCGAGCCCCGCGATCTCGGGCTCGTAGTCGCGACCGCCGGCTTCGAGCACGAGCACGCTGTGTCCGCTGCGCGCGAGGGCGCGCGCGAGCGTGATGCCCGCGGCGCCGGCGCCGACGATGCACACGTCCGCCCGGAGCCCTTCCGCCGCGATCTCGCTCGCTGCTCTCAGATCGATCAGCACGGTGTCCCCAAACGCGCCTCTCGGGGAGTAGCAGTTGCGGCTCGGGAGGGAACGGTCTGTTTGCTGACTTTCCCGTGACTCGGGTCCAACTGCGCCAGACGAGCTGGATCAGGCCTCGCGGCCTAACAGGCGCTCCGCGAGCGCGAAGTCCTCGGGCTTGTCGACATCGATGCCCGCGCGGCCGTCGGCGAGCCTGACGGCGGCGATCTGCGCATCGGTTGCCTTCGAGATCGCCGCGATCGCGGCTTCGAGCGGAAGCCGGCCCGCGGCGAAACGCGCCAGCGTCACGGCGCCGAAGACCGCGGCGAGCCGCCAGGGCTCTTTGCGGAAGCCCTCCGCCTTGCGCCAGAAGGCGGCCACCTTCGCGGCGCCGGGCGTGCGCGCGAGGAACAGGTTCGCGCCGGTGAAGCGCTCGCGGCCGAGCTTCAGCCACGTGCGCTGGCTGCCGGGCGCCGCGGCGAGCACGGCGTGATCGGGCACGAGCGCGACGGCCAGGTCCGCATCGCTCGCGAGCGCCTCGCGTAGAAACGCGCGCACCGCCTCCGCGCGAAGCAGCGGGTGATCCGCGGTCGTGACGAGCGTGATCGCGCTGCCGGTCGTCTCGACGAAGTCGCGCACGCTGTCGGCGGGCGAGGTTCCACTGCGATGCAGCGCGAGCTCACCGCGCGCGAGCTGCGGGCCGAACTCGGGGTGCGCCTCCAGCGCGCGCGCGTCGTCGACGCTCACCGTGATGCGCGCGATCTCGGGCACCGCGCGCAGCGCCGCCAGCACGTGCGCGAGCAGCGGCTTCCCGTGCAGTGGTGCGAGCGCCTTGTGCGACACGCCGTGCTGCCGCGCGACCGCGTCGTCGCCGCCGCGGCGCCGACCCGCGAGCACGAGCGCGTGGACACCTTCGCCGGGTACCGGTTTCGCGCGCGCCACTCAGAGCTTCCGCGCGACGCGATCCGCGATGTCGTGGAGTCGCCGGAGACCGAGCCGCCGCCCCGCGAGCCCGCGCAGCGTTTCCGCGGCGACGGGCCGCAGCGACGAGGCGATCTCGGTGCCCGCGAGTTTCTTGCGGAACACGCCGACCAGCTCGCGGTTCGGCCGCAGCATCGACGACATCAGCTCGTAGCGCGTGATGTGAATCTGCGCGCTGCCCGGCTTGTCCGCGGGCGCCACGGGATCCTTGCGCGTGTCGCCGCGGCGCGACTCGCCCTTCGGCTCGCGCTCGCGCGGGTCGCCCGCCGAGCCCGCGTCGACGAGCCTCAGCGCCGCGTCCTTCGGAAACGCCAGGGCGAACGCGGGCAGCGACAAGCGGACCCTCCGAGCTGCGTACCTTACCTTGCGCGGCTCGCGACGGAGCGAGTTGTCAGGCAAATCGCGGATAAGATGCGGCGACGCGGGAGAAGTGCGTGGCGAAAGAGATGGGCGGCTTCGAGATCTGGATCGACGCCACGAGCTCGGAGAGCAGTCTGATCGTTTTCGGCATGGCGCTGCCCGAGCGCCAGATCGCGGCCATCGAGCAGCTCGCGAACGGGCGCCGCAATCAGTGCGATTTCGCGCGCATCGTGGTCGAGCACCGCGCGGGCGCGCGCCCGTTCGTGACGCCGGCGCTCGTCGCGTCGCTGCGCGTCGAGTTCCGCGAGGCGAGCGGCTCCTACGCGGAGCGCCTCGCACGCGCTTCCGCCGAAGCGAAGGCAACGCTGCTCGCGCTGCCGGGCGACGCGATTCTCGATTCGCGCGTGCTCGGCGCGCTGCTGCGCGGGAGCGGTGCGCTGGTGGCGCTCGGCGGTGAGGGCGAGAAGCGCACCGCGCTGATCCGCCTCGCGCCGCAGCAGCGGCCCGCTGCGGGAGACGACGCGATCGCCGTCGCGAGCGCGCTGCTCGCGAGCGGCGCGGCGCGCGAGCTCGCGCTCGACTCGATCGGCGTGCACCTGCTCAGTTTGCGCCGCGATCTCGCGGCCTACGCCTTCCGGCTCCGCGCGAGCGAAGTCGCGGAGACCGAGCGCTGGCTGTTCTGGTCGAACTACAAGGGCTCGACGGACTTTCTGACGCGCTGGGTGTTTCCGCCCTTCGTGTGGGCCGCGGTGCGCCCGCTGACGCGCTGGCGCGTCCACCCGAACTGGATCACCGGGCTCGCCGTTCTGCTTTGCATCGCCGCGATTCCGCTGTGGGCGCGCGGCGAGTGGCTGCTCGGCTTCATCGCGGCCTACCTGATGGCGGTGCTCGACTCGGTCGACGGCAAGGTCGCGCGGCTCACCTACACCTCCTCGCTGTTCGGAAACATCCTCGACCACAGCACGGACCTGATTCACCCGCCGTTCTGGTACGCGGCCTGGGCGTGTGGCCTCGCGGGCGGG is from Deltaproteobacteria bacterium and encodes:
- a CDS encoding NTP transferase domain-containing protein, yielding MARAKPVPGEGVHALVLAGRRRGGDDAVARQHGVSHKALAPLHGKPLLAHVLAALRAVPEIARITVSVDDARALEAHPEFGPQLARGELALHRSGTSPADSVRDFVETTGSAITLVTTADHPLLRAEAVRAFLREALASDADLAVALVPDHAVLAAAPGSQRTWLKLGRERFTGANLFLARTPGAAKVAAFWRKAEGFRKEPWRLAAVFGAVTLARFAAGRLPLEAAIAAISKATDAQIAAVRLADGRAGIDVDKPEDFALAERLLGREA
- a CDS encoding GMC family oxidoreductase, producing the protein MLIDLRAASEIAAEGLRADVCIVGAGAAGITLARALARSGHSVLVLEAGGRDYEPEIAGLGAGENLGFPYYELEDSRLRFFGGSTAVLGGRCAELDEIDFETREWVPHSGWPFAKRAIASYYDAARRVVEIEDSALDGRLWRRLGVEAPRIADGFFDTRFWQFDDRWDRFGFRATADLVAHENVTVVLYATVAGLVPGENGAIERADLRAPGGRRASARARVFVLAAGGLENPRILLASQARSPRGIGNERDLVGRFFMEHPHARGGELSLRATWAALRAFKQSHFVGASRFAATLVPSEKMQREHALLNSSFTPKVRLHRGKRANVASRVYDTVHRNVNPTRAGRTLWRAAKQAARSLQAATDPLLPWLRLRLGTAGLYLSVRGEQAPNPDSRVVLTCERDALGIHKLALDWRFSELDKRTLRVAAQQLDAELRFDGSGSVTTEAWFDDASRPWDIDPLIGNHPIGGYHHMGTTRMHDDPARGVVDANCRVHGAPNLFVAGSSVFPTSGWANPTLTILALTLRLADHLRQRELA
- a CDS encoding metallophosphoesterase, whose protein sequence is MIGARSAEALALFKLAHVSDLHATAARFTRAGELNAKRAFGWLSYQARRRHKYRPEIAARVLDDLAALAPDHVAVTGDLTHMGLASEVSEAREWLARIGPPERVTLVPGNHDAYGGDVAHECVDAWLPYLNSDHAGGALFPSLRVRGPVALIGLSSAVPTPVHLATGRAGEAQLAPLADMLRDLAARKLFRVVLVHHPPTRTHVSWRRRLEDGPALCEILARAGAELVLHGHAHRAARDRIVTESGAIPVFGVPATSSAVMSRPGASQIFAIEPHARGFAITCELRALDLSSGAVVPAVGERVA
- a CDS encoding CDP-alcohol phosphatidyltransferase family protein, whose protein sequence is MAKEMGGFEIWIDATSSESSLIVFGMALPERQIAAIEQLANGRRNQCDFARIVVEHRAGARPFVTPALVASLRVEFREASGSYAERLARASAEAKATLLALPGDAILDSRVLGALLRGSGALVALGGEGEKRTALIRLAPQQRPAAGDDAIAVASALLASGAARELALDSIGVHLLSLRRDLAAYAFRLRASEVAETERWLFWSNYKGSTDFLTRWVFPPFVWAAVRPLTRWRVHPNWITGLAVLLCIAAIPLWARGEWLLGFIAAYLMAVLDSVDGKVARLTYTSSLFGNILDHSTDLIHPPFWYAAWACGLAGGPSGPTFELAMWFFAIYIADRLIAPFFKRIAGKSIHGYAPIDVKMRTFISRRNVNLPVFTLALPLGFGHEAIVFVVAWQVVCLAFHAVRFAQMWQEKRAVAA
- a CDS encoding fatty acid desaturase, which codes for MAAAAKQSSETSLDALEREYVASHKPRPAVYWGDLLVCVALGWSAFALAVASWGPVAWIAFAVAVLALYRAALFIHELAHLSARAVPGFTLGWDLLAGFPLLAPSLMYVGSHGEHHKAHLFGTAEDPEYAPIAHWSFARILDATLGLLLVPAALIVRWGALVPLGLVIPPVRAFARERLSTLVINAAYERKPPLGKLAKRWRNEELACALVVWSAGAALALGTLPLRALALWYALLASILMINHVRTLGAHRYENDGAVMSRDAQVADSLNLWGPAWLRPFTALAAPVGLRFHALHHLFPTLPYHALGAVHRRLMRELPVDASYRSTEAPALASALRDLAARVARSAQHAAP
- a CDS encoding CDP-alcohol phosphatidyltransferase family protein; protein product: MSEEQSSRRAAAVAPAANAALLFSERSDARLERALARAGAEVVAPQALRSRGEALVLALRGDAVLDERLVKALLESKDVLLVANDLDRAAPVAAVVPSSRADEALAWLAGGAAPSAVPRARANDLVPPYTSELRKLAPAFLRIATPDDAPRIERALFDASYKGVTDFVTKYAWPPLAFRVVRACARLGISPNAVTVASWLLVVLAIVAFWQGQFALGLAGAWAMTFLDTVDGKLARVTLQSSPFGHWLDHGLDLTHPPVWWSAWALGIGISLDSPAALVVLGGYLLGRALEGVFMLACDFEIHSWRRIDSFFRGITARRNPNLVLLTAGVLAGSPAGGFEAVAWWTALSIGFHVVRLAHALGLRAAGRTLRPWEEELALASGVGRG